Genomic window (Oncorhynchus masou masou isolate Uvic2021 chromosome 9, UVic_Omas_1.1, whole genome shotgun sequence):
GGTGTGCTGCGGCTTTCCCTGAGTCTCAGCTCAGTTCAACAGACAATGGTGCTCTGGTGTGCGTGTGCAGAATACCGTGCATCGGCCCATGCACTGTTGCCAAAAGTTCTTCTCCGAAAAAAAAGAAGCCCTtgcccaccccccccaccccacaccagTTTTCCTCTTTTCAGTGTGCACTCATTCATTATATGATGCTCGCCTAGTTGAGAGGAGATTCTCTGTGCCCAGCTCCCGTTGTTTGCGTTAAACTTTCTAATGAAATCAAAAATTACTTTTTGACCAATTTAGAATTCGTTCTACTTAGGGTCAAGAGGGATTCAAGACAATCACAGAACTTTCCCTGCAAAAGAAAACTTCAGGTATGTCAAGATAAGTTTTTAATATTTAGGGGGACTCAGACCCAGGAGTTGAgccccaaaaatgttttaaatagtTTCTCAATGTTTGGTCCTCAAACTTAAAAAACTGCAATGTATTTCCATAACTTTCTAAGGATGTTAGGATGTGTCCCTTTAATTTCTTGGGGACGCTAGTAGATGTGATTGGTTTAACAAGTACCTTTCTCCCCTGTGAAGAATTATGGAGCCCAATTGTACTGCGGGAGGGGCTGAGGAAGAGCACCATGGAAACTACTCACCAAATCCAGTAAGTCTGCTTTAGAATACAGAGGATGACATGAAAACGAATTGATTTCTGGGACTCATTCTACTGTCTACAAGTGCATGTCACAAGAGGTTTGGGGTACCATTCCTCATGAATTGAATTAATAATTAATTCAATTCTCATTTCTgtctgaatataatataataggaTACAATAGAATAGAGAGTTCTTAAAAACAAAACTCCACTTCATTAAGGAAGTGACATTCTAAAAACCCCAGGGGGTTCCACTGAACGCTGTGGATCTTTCTGGGGCCTCTCGATGCTGAGAATCAGTGTATAACATCTGGCTGTCGCCGTGACCCTCCAGCTTGGCTGCAGCTGTTTCTCCAAGCAGGAAGGTCAGCCTTGAGGAGGAGAGATCTCCCAAAGAGGGCCACTGGGGTCACGGTGAATGTCAATTTAGCAGGACATGGTGGGACATGATGGAACATGATGAGACAGGACCATCGCGGAGTAGTGTTGCTATAGTGGATGCCATACCGTTTTAAAAAAAGTAAATACTTGATACAAAGGGTATAATAGCATTTATCTAAATAATAAACATGGCGGTTAACCTAAAAAAACATGGTTGATTATAATAATCAAAATATGTCTTTCTGTAATGAGTTGGAACAAATAGATAGTGATTGTTAACATCGTGGCAAGGCAAAGTCAGACTGGGAAGATTCTTACCTTCCTTTTCCTGTCTAATTTTTCCCTGTGCCAGTCTGCCGAGGTGGCGCCTGGCAAGCACGCGGTGGCAGAGGCCTTGGAAGAGGTGCAGGAGGAGTTGATAGAACATCAACCTCTGGAGCAGGAAGACCTGAACTTCGAGAAGTGGAAGCCGAAGCCAAAACCCAAGAGGACGCTCCACGAGAAAGCGTTTGATGTGAAGACATATCTATGGAACGCTGAGACCAGAGAGTTCATGGGCCGCACTGGGCATAGCTGGTGTAAGTAGAAGTGCTCAGTTTGCAGAAGAGCtcagtagtagcggtagtaacTGCGCTTGCCCATGCAAATCATATCATACAAAATATATCACCCACAAGAAAACAAATTCTGTGTTCAAAGCTGCAACAGGCCTGATGACACATTTGTTCTTAATTTCTATAAAAATCCATTAACTTCTCTCTCATTTGTAATCATTACAATTTTAATCGCCAATGGTTGAAGGCAAAAGTGCTGGTTTCGTGGCTTATTGTTTTTGGATGATGGTTGGGGTGGGCTGGGGCAGTGGgtgggctggggggaggggggggtagaaAGAAAcgtgtctccccagtccctcggCCCTGCTCACTGtactgcgagtgtgtgtgtgtccaagctCAATGTTTACATAGGTGCACAGACGACTCTGTCCCGATGCGGACAAAAACAAGGCTGCCTGGGGACGGCTTCCCGGTAGGAGTGCGGTGTTCTGAGTCACACGCTGGCCAGGAATCACATTCCTCATACCCCTCACCCAGCTTTCCACTGCCTTTTTCACAAAGCCCTCGTGACCTTCGCATTTGACCCTAGCGTGCTTGTGGCCCCACGGTCGCAGGCGAACACGTAAAGAGTAGACAAGCAAGTTTTTTTTCTGTAGACAGAAAAAGTTGTCAAATTTCATTGCCAGTTTTGCGCAGTCCGCCAGACAAACTTTATTGGCAGAGGCTGTTACCTAGAGTTTGTTGAGGCGGTGATGATGGAGCAGGGCTCTTTATCCGACAGCCTGGTTGCTATGCGATCTGACAGCCTCGTTACTATGTGACTCGTTTGGGTTTGAACTCCCTCAAACCTAACCAATGCACTACCATACGAGAGCACTAACATACGAGACCGGTCCAACGGGCCAAGATTTGAGAAAATGACGCAAGCAAGAGCATGTTCCTCCTTCCTTGTCTGAAAATtagtgtttttttccctcatcgtGCCCAGTACTGAAGAAGACAAGAGGCCAGGCTCAAGACAGGAAGCGATTGCTTAAGAAAGCAATGTGTGCACACTTGTGAAGGAATGGGGCCCCATGTGCCTCCTGGCAAGAAAGGAGGGGGGACTGAGTTTGAAGTCGAtgatgtgtgtcctgtgtgaGAGGAGTGTGAGAGGGGGACACAATACCAGAGTGGGGTGATCGTGGCTCCTTGGAGCTGGCCGCGGCTCTATGGCTGCAAAAGACCGTCACTATGATGGCAACCGGAGGTTCACTGTGTTCCTGAGTGAAAGGACAGCTGGGAGAATTCTCACTGAGCTCAAACAGAAAGGCCTTTGTGGACTCAGGGGACGCAAAGCTGGCTGCAACCAGCCTCCTGTGAAATTGCCTGCGCAGCAAAAGCCATTTAAATTTAGGGCACATTTGGGTTTGATTAGTTGCTAATGGACTGTTAATTGTAATTCGGGGAGAACAATGGTAGTTCTCAAGGTTTCCTTTTTCACACAGTTCAGGTAATTTGAATGAGTTTGTTAACAAAAGAGTTTCGTAACAAAGTACAAACTGATTGGAGTGATTTCCATTTACAGACGTGGAGAGGCAACACTTTAGTCACATTGGTGAGCATCCTGAGCAAAGACAGTAGAAGTGTCTAGACAGCCCAGACAGTTCCAAATTCCAACATAATAACTGGAGATTCTTTATACTTCATTATTTTCCCCAACTCAAATCAAAGAATTTCCATTCTGATGCACACTGATAGCCATAACCACAACTATTACCCTTGCCGTTCTTCTAATGATCTCCATTAAACTGAATTACAGTGACCGTGAATGTAATTCATTCTCTATATCTGACCTCCATGTTACCTCCTTCTAGTTCTGATCATCCTCTTTTACACTGCACTGTATGCCTTCCTGGCGGCCATGTTTGGTGCTTGTATGTGGTGCCTCATGCTGTCCATCAGCCCCTACCACCCAACCCACAACGACAGGGTGATGCCACCAGGTAAATATGAATTCTAACCCCCCACTCCCTATTTATCTCTCATTCTATCCCTCTAttcatcctccatccctctatctgtcCATTCTATCTGAAAGTAAGCACAGTTGACTGTCTATGGGTTTCCTTTGGCAGGTATGACGATGTCCCCACAACTGGATGGGCACTATGAAATCGCCTTCAACGCCTCCGACCACAAGTCTTGGAAGAAGTATGCAAAGCTAATGGAGGAACAGCTAAGATGTGAGTCAGATACCAAACATGGTGGAATAGTTGGCATTTTGCCAAACTTGAATAGTAACTTGCAGGAGTATGGTCTGAAAGTTAGCTGAAGATAATGTTTATTATTGCTGGGTTCGATGGGATTCAAATGTTGGGGACATGTTGGGGGTATAACATTGAAACAGAGCAGGCACACAGTTAGTTAATCCTCTCCTCCTTACCTTCCCTACCTTTGTCCCCTGTCCCAACTGCCACTGGGAGAACAGCATGCTGGGAAGGGAAAGCCTCTTTGTGGGCAGAGCATATCCATTGAGTTCTGCTGCTTTTTTTCCGTTCTTCAGCGGTCCGCTTTTGTCAGACTGCCTGAATCAGAGGCCCGGCGGAGCAATCGGTTTATTTATgggacccccccctcccccctcatgTCCCTCGTTTTTTAACATTCTCCATTTCCGTGTTTCAGTACTAACCACTAACCCcccattaaaaaacaaaaaataattgTTTCATGTCTCTCTTTCAGCGTACAATGATGCCCTACAAGAGCAGAGGAACATCCAGTGTCCGCAGGATGCGTACTTCATGCAGGACGATCAGGAGGAGAGC
Coding sequences:
- the LOC135545997 gene encoding protein ATP1B4-like yields the protein MEPNCTAGGAEEEHHGNYSPNPSAEVAPGKHAVAEALEEVQEELIEHQPLEQEDLNFEKWKPKPKPKRTLHEKAFDVKTYLWNAETREFMGRTGHSWFLIILFYTALYAFLAAMFGACMWCLMLSISPYHPTHNDRVMPPGMTMSPQLDGHYEIAFNASDHKSWKKYAKLMEEQLRSYNDALQEQRNIQCPQDAYFMQDDQEESAERKSCQFKRSWLGECSGLQDPHFGFSQGKPCILLRMNRILGYLPGQGTPVNVTCGVKKGVPESLGELQFFPKSIFNLMYYPFYGKLRHVNYTAPVVAVRFNGLQYDTHIVVKCKLNGKGIINDSPTDRFLGSVSFSFDVGA